A region of the Polyangium spumosum genome:
ACGATCATTGCGCTCGTTGCGACGTGATTGATGCGTCGCGGGACGCCAGCGGAGGCGTCGAAGAGGGCGGCCACGGCGTCCTCCTCGAAGAATGGCAGCCCCTTGGCGCCGGCCATGTCGATCCTTACGCGCAGGTATTCACGCGTCTCGTCGAGCGAGAGCGGGGAGAGGCGCGCGACGGTCGTGATTCGCTGATCGAGGGCGTGATGCGTCGGCTCGGCGAGGCGGTCGTCGAGCGAGGGTTGGCCGGCCAAGAGGAGCAAGAATGGACTCCTCCGGTCGAAATCGGCGATCGTGAGCAGTCGGACGTCCTCGAGCGTGTCGTCGGGGAGCGCATGTGCTTCGTCGAGCACGAGCAGGTGCTTGCGCTCGTCCTCCAGCAGCGCGGCGGAGACGGCGAGCGCGGTCTCGGCGCGGGAGCGGCGGGGCGCGAGGCCGGTTTTTCGAGCGAGCACATTGACAAGACCGAAGGGGCCCACGGTCGCGTGGGCGAAGTAGTGCACGGCCCACGATTTTTGCTGCAGCTCGTCGGCGAGCTGGCCGAGCAACAGGCTCTTGCCGCAGCCGGGCTCGGCGACGAGCGTGGCGATGGCGTCCAGCTCGACGGTGAAGCGCAGGCGCTCGAGGGCCTCGGTGAAGCCTTTGTGGCGATACAAGCCATCTCTTTGCGCGGCGCGTGTGAAGGGGTGGCTGCGCAGACGGAAATGACGCAAGAGGGACTGACTCATGGATTCTCCT
Encoded here:
- a CDS encoding ExeA family protein; translation: MSQSLLRHFRLRSHPFTRAAQRDGLYRHKGFTEALERLRFTVELDAIATLVAEPGCGKSLLLGQLADELQQKSWAVHYFAHATVGPFGLVNVLARKTGLAPRRSRAETALAVSAALLEDERKHLLVLDEAHALPDDTLEDVRLLTIADFDRRSPFLLLLAGQPSLDDRLAEPTHHALDQRITTVARLSPLSLDETREYLRVRIDMAGAKGLPFFEEDAVAALFDASAGVPRRINHVATSAMIVAASRGRQTVGAQDVHDARLDRGRL